cttttaaaatctcattttaaaagctGGCCATTGAGATCAGTTATTCTCCTTTGTTAAACTTACTGTCACACAAAATGGAGCTCAGAGGTGGTTCTAGCCATGTTCCCTtctggttttgggggttttttttgtttgtttgtttgttttggagagTGTTGAATTTTGCATATATGCcagtgtagtttttattttattatttatttatttatttattttgggggctgctccgggtcttagtttcagcacgcaggatctttcgttgtggtgggcaggcttctctctagttgtggcgtgcgggttttttttctctctctagtaatgggctctgtagttgtggcacgtgggctctgtagtttgcagcacgtgggctctctagttgaggcgtgcgagctcagtagttgtaatTCGTGGGCCTAGTTGCCcagcagcacgtgggatcttagttccctgaccagggatcgaacctgcgtctcctgcattggaagacggattctttaccacactggaccaccagggaagtccctgttcccTTCTGTTTTAAAAGACAGGAGGATTTGGTACCTTCGGCAAGGCATGCATGGACAGGATGAGTTCCCAGTCAGGACCCAAAGCTTGTCAGATGTTGGTCCAGGTTGCTGAGCAGTTTAAGAACTGCTTCTCTCTTAATCTGTGCCTTttctttaacaacaacaaaaaacaaacaaagaaacaaaaagcaagttTTGCTCTCACCTTTTCGAAGTAAGCGTCCTCTGTTCTCCATATCATTGTGCTCTGGCTTCAGCAAAACCTTTTAGGAGGCTGGAGCTAAAATCCAGGTCCCTGGTAGTACTCCAAAGAAATAGTTGCCCCTAGTATTTGCTACTCCAGAGTAGActgaaaaattctttttaagCCAGAGAACTTCTTTATTGCTTGTTGAAGAACAACTTCCTTATCTCAATGCAGTTCTGAGAAGTTAAGCTTATCTGCATCCTTTTCTCTATTCTGCATCTATTTTAAGAAGGATCAGCCTACCAGACTGTGGAAACTATCTCCTTCATAATGGGAGTACCAGAAACTTTTCTAATACCTGTGTACAGCTGGGCATATCCATGATACCTGTTACAGAGCCAgtcttctttttcacttaacatctTGGTAGCATTTCAAAAACCTTTTAATTAATACCAATTTATTTGTTTGGTGCTTAGATACTTTCTTTCcctgaacttaaaaaaattaaccagtCCTACTCTGGCCATCCCAGACAGACGGCTTCTTGTAAATTGGGTCTAGGTGTTACAGTTTACTTATCCCAGAAAAATGGGAATGATTTGGACCCCTGGTTATTCTGACATGGAGACAAACAGTTGATTttcagaaggaggaggaagggaagaacctTGATGCCATACCCGTAGCATTTTTAGTACAGTAGATCTCAGAGTGCTTCATGAAAGCACTTGAACCATAACAAGTAAGAACTTGGTATACTGAAAAGAGAATTTGAAGATTTTTGAATCCTGACTTCTCTTGTTATGTAATCTTGAGCAGGTTTCATCAAGTCTTATATATGAAGTAGAAGTAGTATTTCCTACCTTATTGAtctgttgtgaggaataaatgagagaatgcatgtaaaaaatgtttaataagctATAAGGTACTTGTTAGTTTTCTCACTCATTCATCACATACTTTTTGAAGGCCTGTTCTATGCCtgctaggcactgtgccaggcactaagaGTAATGAAGTGAACGTGTCACATGTGGTTCCTGCCCTCCTGGACCACATGGTTGAGTATTTATTGACGGTGATCTGTGGTTTGATTAGTCCAAACTAGACGTATTACCCATATGAGAGAGAACAGAAGCAGACCATCTACTCACTACTTTCTGCCTTCCTAGCTGGCAGAGATGGAAGAGGAACTACGTTATGCCCCCCTATCTTTTCGTAACCCTATGATGTCTAAGCTTCGAACCTACCGGAAGGACCTTGCCAAACTCCATCGGGAAGTGAGAAGCACACCTTTGACAGCCACTCCTGGGGGTCGAGGAGACATGAAATATGGTACATATGCTGTAGAGAATGAGCACATGGTAAGCTTCAGCTGTCTTTTCCTTTACTGGTCTGTGGTACAATGATTAACCATATTGTAGAGTATACAGTTCATGTCATCAGTGCATACTTGACTTTTTTTCCACCTTATCCTCTTTCTTGCATCCaattccccttttccccttgggTGCCCACCTCTACTGAATTTAATGCAGATCATTCCAAACAATTTGCTTGTTTAGATTTCTTTGTATCCTTTATGTATAAAACAGTGCTTGGTGTGTAGTGGTGATACACAAGTGTTACCTATTCATATTACATCTGGACTCTGTAGTCTGACTCATTGATCCAGTTTCTTTCTCACATATGCCCCCAAAGTTCAGTTAGGCTTTTAATTTATCAGAGTATTCTTACAAAATTAACCCATGCTTTCCCTTACATTTATATCAGGATGGCCCAACAGCCCAGATACAGTAGAGAAAGCAGGCTGCTTCTTAAAAAGCGGGCTAACACCTTACTTTGTTGTGATAGAAAGTGCGCCAGACTGACTCTCTAGCCTCCAgtattctcatttataaaattagacTGTCTAAGCCGAAAACCTGTATTCTCAAACTGTCTAGAGAACACGGTTAAAGGAATAAAACTTCACAAAGATTAAATTTTATGTGTTACATTTGGGATTATATTCCACACCACAAAGTAGAAATGGCCTGACCAGTAATGTGGGAGAGAAGTGAACAGGGCCCACCAGTGCAGACTGCACGGATGTAGAAAGGCTAATGGCACAATTTTAAACAAATCCTATTTCATGATACATCCTGAATATAGTTTAAGAGATATTCAAATGATACTAGCCTGACATTCCTGATGTCAAAACTAGAGTATTTGAGAatgttaaattttcaaaattcactTGTGAAAGGAGGGTGAGAAAAGGCTGGCAAGTAGAGCTTGTTAAAGTGAGGTGAAAGGTGTATAGTGACTTTGGTCATTTGTGAccaaaaaaccctgaaaacaaAAAGGGGGGAGATAATTCCaaataataattttgctttaaaattattaGTTTCAGAAACTATTTAGATATACAAACCACCTGCAGTAGAATTATTGTTCCGAATCTGGGGTTGATCTGTGTGACCTTACTGTCTCTTCCTGCTCTTTCTTAAGCCTAATCAGTTGAAAATccccatcttttatttttaaaccccCTTTTTCCTGCTGCTTTATAAGCCAATGTAACTGGGATTTATTTCAGCCTCATTCAGTGGTTTCCTCATCCACTTGTTCATATGCCATATATGAACTGAAAAGCCTTCTTGTTGCTTCTGATCTGGGGATGCATCTTTTGCCTTCTTGGTGGTGGGGTCTAGTGCTAATAGTCACCTGCTCAGTAATAGGCCTTGTGAGCCAGCCCCTTTTTGAGTGTGTTCACATGCGTGCTTTGAATAGCTGAGAACTTAGAGCTGCATCCATTTCTGTCAGTGGTTATTTCTGGCCTGACAAAGGCTACTTCTGTCCTTTTGCCTTCTGTGCTTAGGATTATAGGTGGAATAAAACTTGGGTGGAGATTTAGAAATAGGGTGCTTGGGAAATTAGGGCAGCTTTTTTGGCTCCAGATATTACCTTCCCTGAGAGCAAATCACCAGTGCAACaacttcagtttttgttttctgtgtttggcCTAAGGTGAAATTCTTTTGGAGGCTTACCAAGAGTGTAGCCACTTTTTTCCCAGAATGTGGTAGTGTCTCACACTTTTAAATGAGTTCTATATGTGCTGAAAACAAATAGCTTATTCATGGTCCCTCAATCCTCAATACCAATCAGTGGGCATTTTCAGTGAACTAAACTATTTCTAGGGCGGTAGAGTTTAGTTGGTTTGCTCTCTCAAAATTACAGGCTGTATGCATTTTGGGGAAGCTACTGTACCCCACATCAGGGCCATTGCCTCTCAGAAGTTGCTAGTCCAGAAAGCACATGAACCAGTTCAAATTCATCAGGAGCACAGGGAAAATGCTCTGATGTGTTTAATCCTTTTCTTGCCTCACTTAAGTGTAAGAAGCAGTGAATTGGGAGGTATTATGATCCTAGATTGAATCCCAGGTTCTCTTTTAGTTTGATTTGTTAGCATCTTTGGTTGCcttaaaagtaatgaaaattaTTGCACACGATATTCCTTCTTATAACTTCATTTATAATGGAAGAAGTATAACATTTCCCTTCCATACTGTTGTCAGAATCGGCTACAGCCTCAAAGGGCATTGCTTCTGCAAGGCACTGACAGCCTGAACCGGGCCACCCAGAGTATTGAGCGTTCTCATCGGATTGCTGCAGAGACTGACCAGATTGGCTCAGAAATCATAGAAGAACTGGGGGAGCAACGTGAACAGTTGGAACGTACCAAGAGTAGAGTAAGTCTGAGTggatggggagaggggcaagagTGGGGAAAGTAGGTGGGCCCGTTACACCCCGATGCCTTGCTAGTGCCAGAAGCTACCACAGTTCCAAATTCAGGGTATGACCTTTTAGGTTCTTACTCTTTTCTCTGTCTGTAGTTTGCTTGGCTGAAAGATATCCCTTGGAAGTAATTTTACTTCTAAGATTTAGAAGTCATGGGGGGCGGGTAGGGGGTGGGCTGCAGAAATCcaatttctgcatttattgaagaTTGTCAAATAAGATTGTAGCCACTCCATCCTTTTACTAGGTCCTGTATTATGAATCAGATTTTCATTTCTCATATGTCTAGTAGAACATCTGCTATTCTTAGGAAAGCTAAGATCTCTTTAAGTAGATGATGCTTTCATGTCATTTAGAGCCAAGGCTATTTTCCACATGTCATAAAATAGTACTACTGACAATTTAGAGAGGTTCAATTCTGGGCTCTAACTCTTTACTGTTACCTAAGGTAAGGGAGATCATtgtgagaagaaaacaaatactcAGGCCAAATGATGATTATACTGTGGTGTCTAATCTACTACACTCTAAGAGGCTCTGGAAAAcaattcattccttcctttctgtaCCATCTGCAAAGGAATTTTGAAAATAGTACAACTTGCCAATGGAATGCTGTATTCTTAAGAGCGTGAGGCAGATCCAAACTGAAAAACAGATACTGTGGGCAAGACTTAGATATATGAGAAAATCATCTGAAATCCCCACACTGAGTTATTTTTCCAGCTTAGTAGCTGTAATTCTCCATTcttaaaattaagtcaaaatgatgcccccttccctccttagTGAAAATCCACAATAAAGTACCGAATTCAAGTTAAGCTGTAGAGAAGGCAATTTGTTTTAcaggttgtatgtttttttcaCTTCTGAACTTAACCAGGTGGATTAGTTGAACTTAAAAGCTGAGAAATGAGCTGAGAGATCAACTTAACAAGGTCGCTGGGGAACAGGAACAGATGGCAGGTGGCATCTGTTGAAATATCCTCCAGCTATATAGATTAGTAACAGGCAACcaaaagggaataaaaaaggcttcaaaaaatatttaattcctttCACAATTCAGTGTGTCTCTTaaagggataaagaaaaaagaaagaaccagaTCCCAAAAATGGTAGTCCACCAGcctgcaaaaacaaacattaACTCAAGAGGCTCTTCTGGAGTTTGGCTGATGAAATTCAAATCTTAAGTTGCTCAGTTACGTCAGTTACTGGCAGGTACACTTGAAGACTTTGTTTTGAGTAGTCAAGGTGAAAGATTAGCCCAGTCCCAGAAGTCTCCCCACAGCAACCTTGGGATATAATAATTCCTAGGCCTACTTGATGAGTACTAAAGTATATTATCCTTTCCAGTTTCTTCTGCTTATATGCAGAGGCCATCATTTAAATTGATTTGATTTCTGGGAGTTTTTCAACATATACCCCTTAATGCCCACTGTCAATTTAGGAATGTTCAATTCTATAGTGTGTACTTTTGAAAGAAGGGGGAAATAATTGCTATTTTCTCTTCTCAGCTGGTAAACACAGGTGAAAACTTGAGCAGAAGTCGGAAGATTCTCCGTTCAATGTCCagaaagtaagttttaaaaatagtcacAAGATTAATTTCTCTTAATTCTAATATCTTTCAACCAAGAATGTCAAAGCTTTAAACAGTGACTGGCAAAGGTGCTaataaagcagaagaaataaaaaatatcgtATAGTTAAATATCCCAGGACAAAGTCCTTTGTTAAAAGTATATATACTGCTCTGATTTAGAGCAGTGGAAACTTTGTCCATTGGaaggacttttattttatttatttatttggctgctttgggtcttagttgcagcacgcaggctctttgttgcggcatgcgggatgttTTTTTCGTTACCGTgcacgtgctcagtagttgcggtgtgtgggcttctctctagttgtggtgcacaggctcagtagtttcagcgcgcaggcttagttgccccacagcatgtgggatcttagttccccgaccagagatcgaacccgcatcccctgcattgaagacagattcttaaccactgcaccaccagggaagtccctggaaggaCTTGTAATCCCAGCTTACTTTCCTTAGAGAAGACAGCACATGGGAATAGAGCTTCATATTCCTGGaaataaatctgtaaaaactTAATTAGAAAACTTTTCACTGCTACTGCTTCGTACTTGCTTTTGGCTCTGCTTGCCCTTCATGGGAGTCAACCCCTTATTTGGGAGTTCTGTCTTGTTAGTAgaagttgacttaaaaaaaaaaaaacaaaaaatgttgagGTAAGTGCTGACAGCAACAAAACCAGGGGCAGAAAGGAAGTATTGCCACTGAGGCTGAATTTGGGGTAAGTGGGTGTAGGTATGCATGAAACAAACTACAGTCGAGTCATGAAACAAGCAGGAGCGTGAGATTTTCCTAAACGGTGGCAAATTCCTTGTGGAATAGGGGAATATGTTCAATTTAGAGTGATGAGATTTTTTGTGTTAAGAAAAGAGTATAGGAGCTTCAAAAAATTTACTGCCTTTATAAAGGTACCCAtagaggaagaaagtaaaaagggCAAGAAGTTCATAAGAGATTGAAAGGCACTACTCAGCTTCTAGTTAGTTACTTATCCTAAAGCAGGAACCCCTCTCCCCACCCGAGCTGGACTTCAGCACTGGAGTGTCTGTCGCCAACCCTTCTCCTAATGTGTGCTCACAGCTGTATTATGTAATCAGTCAGTGCAGCTCTAGATGGTTAGGTAGTgggtttgtatttctgctgttttGAAATATGATTCAACCTGATTTCAGAAATGGTGTACttcttatatgtatatttaatatttttcgaACTAGCTGCTCatagaaaaactatttttaaagtgaagtaCTAACTACCGTTTGAAGACATTGTAGAAAAAACATTTATATGCTTTGGTATCTATTGCCCCAATTTTCAATATTTCTGTGAGGTAGATAGTAATTATTTATAAGTTTCTTTAGCTGGTAATACTAAGTGGCTACGTGATCAAAAATTCAGTCTGCCTCACAGTATCTGGCCTTGGCCCCAGGTCAAACCCCTAAGTattaagaatggaaagaaataggTTATCCAGACTTCTGACTACATCCCACTTTGCTTCTCCTTGTAGAGTGACAACCAACAAGCTGCTACTTTCCATTGTCATCTTACTGGAGCTAGCCATCCTGGGAGGCCTGGTTTATTACAGATTCTTTCGCAAGCACTGAACCTCCTACAGGGAACGGTTTGTGGACCAGGACTGTGACTCTGTGAATGGTGTTTGTTAGAGACGTGGAAAAATCTTACTGTTGCTGTGAGCTAACGGTTCAAGAAGGCACTGTGTAGCCAGactgtgggaggagggaggaagatggaAAACCACTTAAATGTGAAGGAACAGCAATAAGACCAGTATGATATACCAAGGTAGTAAATGCTGTTTATGAGTTCTTTAAGTTTACATAGTGCTCTAACATATTAATACCCTGTGAGCTTCAAAAAACCAAATACATTTACAGCAGTATTATCGGTCACCAAAATGAAGGGGAAGGAAACTTTACAATTGTGAGAATGCACAAATGTTCTCATTAAGGCAGTACTGACCCAGACGATCATTTAGTATCTGTCACCACAAATGCCTCCCAACTCTGGAATGCCCATTGCGACAGACACGTGTCGCACACAGTATTTCCTAAATTCTTACACGTTCTTCACTTTCCGATTCATCTGGTGAACTAGGAGTAGGAAGTTGGTCATAGACAATGTGCCCTCCCTCCCTTGTCTGCCCAAAACTTGAAGCAATCACATCCACTGCCAGGCTGGCTGTAGCCTTGGCCTCTTCCTCCGACGCAGCCAACCGAGGATTGACTTCCACAAGATCCAGTGCTGAGAGCAACCCTGAAAGAACAAAGTATGACCAAAAAAACTTGCTAGCTGCTACTTTCAGTGAGAGTCGTCCCACCTGGGTAGAACAAGCTAAGGTAAAAAACAAGTTATTTTCTACTATAAAATTATCCACCGTCAGGAAGCCCCTTATTCCTCATTCTCTTGGGCATGAATTTAAGTTAAAAACACTCATATACCAGAGTAGGATTGAAAGAAACCTTTAAGGTAATAAAATCAATTATCCCTGTTCAGTGAACGTAACAGGCATAGCTGACAGGCTTTCCGGTTCGCGTAGGagctgggttggggtggggggtaggggggtggTAGCAAGAGTTTCCAACCTAGTCGGGAAAATGTGTCATTTCCAGTGTTTCTGGGCCCTCCTAGATGCCTGCCTGTAGTTGCATGAAGAGCAGATCTCTCACATCTCACTAGCCAGAGCACGGTTCCCACTTTTGAACTCTTTTGCTGCATCTGTATCTCTTAAGGCACGATGTGCCCTAAAGTATAGTTATTACTGCATATCTCACTCTCACCCCTGAGCTCTGAGGGCAGGTTCCACTTCGGACACAGTTTTTAGGTCTCCCATCAGACTAACCCAGCATCTTGCACTTGGTCAAGGGAAGACTTGGTCATACTTTAATTTGAACTCCAGTTACCTTCTGTGACAGTTTGGGAACTTGTGCCAAAGggtttgagatgggaagattagaCCAGAAAAGAATCTATCCAGACCTGCCCTCTACCACCACCCCAGTACATACGTACgtacgtacatacatatatatatacttctaggtatatatagTTGGTTATTCTGGATGAAGTTAATCTACCTCCTGCAAGAGTCATCTGAAGAAACTAGCACTGGAGAATATAAGTATCTGAATATTTAGGGCGGCCATAAAGCCTGGAAGCAGGGGTGAATATACCTATTGGTTTACCAATATTACATTATAGTACCGATACATGTTATGTTCAGTGCTGTTACGTCCGCTCAGTGTGCCGTCCCTTATTAGCAATGCAGAGTTCAGTGCGCTgtgcaaaactacaatgagcagGTATGTTACTATAGCGTTTCCACCAATCCCTGCCTGCACGTTCATCTGTGTCTGATGGCTTGTGTGTCTGATTTCCACTGACTAAACGTGGACCTTTTCATAGCCCAGAAGTAAATCAAGAGGGCAcaagctattaaaaatatatattacccaTGTTTCTAGACTGTTGCCACCTTGTAAATTAATTTAAGCAAACTGCTTTATCTATCTAGTTGACAGTGTCAGGACAGACAGCCTTTTAGAATAACATtgcagcaggggagggagggacatggCATGACCACTGCCCCATCTAAGTGCTAGAGGTTACCAGCCTGTGCTCTAAGTTGTGTTACTGGGAACCAGAATGGAGAATTGAACTTCCAGGTTCACTGGCCAAGGACAATTGACAACATCTACAGTTGTGGGTCTGAGAATAAGGCTATCTTGCCCCTGTCAGATCTGATAGACAAGCATTCTTCCCCTTTCTTTAGTGCCTAAGGCTCTGGTAGGCTCCAGAGCCAGGGAGACCATTTCTCAATTTCCGTATCTATCCCAACTAGTCAAGGGTTTTCTATGGTCCTGAACCTTTCAGTGTGAGGTCTCTATGCTATCTTGACCCTAATTTCACAAGGTAGTATTGAAGTACCATGTGGTAGTTGCTTAAATTTTGCAATGAGAGGTCATTTAAAGTAGCCTTAAAACCAAAAGCTTTCTGACAGAAATGGAAACTGTTTGCAAATGAGTATGAGTTGTGGGATAGTAGCCTCTTGTAGCTACTCTCGATGATCTTGCATTCAGTTTACTCATCTTCCTGTCAGCCATTCATCTTCCAGTATCCCCCTATTACAGGTCCTATCAAACAAGCCCTAGTATAAGACTTACATGAAAGGACCCAAGGTATTGTCCAGCTTTGAAACATCTTCAAGAGAAGCTTTGACTTGACATTCTTAACTCCCAGTGAACCAACCTCTTAGTGTCAGGCTTAAAATTAT
Above is a genomic segment from Pseudorca crassidens isolate mPseCra1 chromosome 1, mPseCra1.hap1, whole genome shotgun sequence containing:
- the VTI1B gene encoding vesicle transport through interaction with t-SNAREs homolog 1B, whose product is MANSAASSEHFEKLHEIFRGLHEDLRGVPERLLGTAGTEEKKKLIRDFDEKQQEANETLAEMEEELRYAPLSFRNPMMSKLRTYRKDLAKLHREVRSTPLTATPGGRGDMKYGTYAVENEHMNRLQPQRALLLQGTDSLNRATQSIERSHRIAAETDQIGSEIIEELGEQREQLERTKSRLVNTGENLSRSRKILRSMSRKVTTNKLLLSIVILLELAILGGLVYYRFFRKH